One genomic region from Drosophila busckii strain San Diego stock center, stock number 13000-0081.31 chromosome 3R, ASM1175060v1, whole genome shotgun sequence encodes:
- the LOC108601275 gene encoding putative gustatory receptor 98b gives MNIKSCDNLLHNSEHITTLLFSMEGQLLSAARPYLWLFALLTLAPPPIFYKRSSRSRVFKRALYLCFACYTCCILLLGSYVTYVNVVTLFKEIELLHVQDFSNMLGLVQKLFYLVLLITIHVNMALQHGRLAGIYSQIAALEQHITAAGQHYGGLPKRTSFHYRLAARLGSWILICFTAFPRFTVPVLIMEWQDKILTEFIMLVLQFKCVEFSLFVILAEELLQRLRHTLLQLQLELKHCEQSQLLHALCHALRRNRQLVSHVWLLVGELESYFMPPLLIFFLYNGQSMLHVINWAYIQALNPHDCCRYWRIGNIFILLVNILVPCLNSQSCINTYNSFNRTLHKLRCGVDQLAPELLSMAQREYILQQEHLKLHFSCGGFFNINLKFFGGTLITLISFTIILIQFKLQLLFESKQSSRNS, from the exons atgaatattaaaagttGCGACAATTTGC tacaCAACTCTGAGCACATAACAACATTGCTGTTCAGCATGGAGGGTCAACTGCTAAGCGCAGCGCGTCCTTACTTGTGGCTCTTTGCATTGCTAACGCTAGCACCGCCGCCAATATTTTACAAGCGCAGCTCACGCAGTCGCGTATTTAAACGCGCGTTGTACCTCTGCTTTGCCTGCTACACTTGCTGCAtactgctgctgggcagctATGTGACGTACGTCAATGTGGTGACACTCTTTAAGGAAATTGAACTGCTGCATGTGCAGGACTTTTCGAATATGCTGGGCTTGGTGCAAAAGCTGTTCTATCTTGTCTTATTAATTACCATACATGTTAACATGGCCCTGCAGCATGGCAGGTTGGCTGGCATTTACAGCCAGATAGCAGCCTTGGAGCAGCACATCACAGCAGCTGGTCAACACTACGGCGGCTTGCCTAAGCGCACAAGTTTTCACTATCGCCTTGCAGCGCGTCTGGGCAGCTggattttgatttgctttactGCATTTCCGCGTTTTACAGTGCCCGTGCTTATTATGGAGTGGCAGGATAAGATACTAACCGAATTTATTATGCTGGTGCTGCAATTCAAGTGTGTggaatttagtttgtttgttattttagctgaagagctgctgcagcgtctaCGTcacacgctgctgcagctgcaactggaGCTGAAGCATTGCGAGCAGTCACAGCTGCTGCACGCCTTGTGCCACGCCCTGCGGCGCAATCGACAGTTGGTGTCGCATGTCTGGTTGCTGGTGGGTGAACTGGAAAGCTATTTTATGCCGCCATTGCTGATCTTCTTTCTGTACAATGGACAGTCCATGCTGCATGTGATCAATTGGGCTTACATACAGGCGCTTAATCCACACGACTGTTGTCGCTACT GGCGTATTGGCAATATATTCATACTGCTGGTCAACATATTGGTGCCATGCCTTAATAGCCAAAGCTGCATCAATACG TACAACAGCTTTAATCGCACTTTGCATAAGCTACGCTGTGGTGTGGATCAGCTTGCTCCAGAGCTCTTAAGCATGGCCCAGCGCGAATACATTTTGCAACAAGAGCATCTCAAGCTGCATTTCTCCTGTGGCGGTTTCTTTAACATTAACTTGAAATTCTTTGGCGGC ACGCTCATAACGCTCATTAGTTTTACcattattttaatacagtTCAAGCTACAACTGCTTTTTGAAAGCAAGCAGTCCAGTCGTAACAGTTAA